GGCTGGGCCTGCGTCTGGCCCAGCAGCTGGCGAAGGCAGATGATCAGTTGCTCGCCAGGGGCGTGCAGCAGTTGCCGAAGCTGACATTGCATCTGGGCGAATGGTCACGCCGAGCCGACCGGGAAGGCTGGGACCGCCTGATCGAAGGCATGGCGAATTCCCTGAGCAGTGGTTCACGTGTTCTAAGCGATCTGCAGAACGGATTGCTGCACCGCTATTACCTTTGGATGGTAGTCAGTATGCTGCTTTTGCTCGCTCTCACCTTCTGGACCGCCGGAGTCTGAACACATGCTAAGTCTGGCCATCTTTCTCCCGCTGCTCGGGGCACTGCTGATTCTGCTGATCCCGGCGTCGCGGGTAAAGGTCATTCGCAACACGGCCAATCTTACCACCAGCCTGACACTTGCACTGTGGCTGACGATCGGCCTGAATTTCCGGCTCGACGGAGGGTTTCAGTTCGTGGAATTCCTGCCCTGGATCAAAAGCCTTGGCATCAGCTATCACCTGGGCGTGGATGGCCTGTCACTGGCGCTGCTGCTCATGACTGCCCTGCTGTTCTGGTCGGCGCTGGTGTTTTCCTGGACGCAAACAGAGCGGGCCAAGGAGTACTTCGCCTGGTTTCTTTTTCTGGAAAGCGCCTGCCTTGGTGTTTTTGCCGCCCTGGACCTCTTCCTTTTTTATATTTTCTGGGATCTCACCCTGGTGGGCATGTACTTCATCATCGCCATCTGGGGCCACGAGCAGGCCCGCCGGGCAGCCACCTGGTTTTTTATTTACACGCTGGTGGGGTCTCTGGCCCTGCTGCTGGCCATCATTGGGCTCTACCTGAATACCCAGCCGCTGAGCATGGACATGCTGGAGATCATCCGGCAGCAGCCTCTGGCTGGCGGCTGGCTGGCGCAGCTGGTTTTTTTGGGTTTTTTCCTGGGTTTCGCCATCAAGCTCCCGCTCGTGCCCTTTCACACCTGGCTGCCGCTGGCACACACCGAGGCGCCGGCGGCGGGTTCGACCATCCTGGCTGCGGTACTTCTGAAGATGGGCGGTTATGGTTTCCTGCGCATTCTGCTGCCCATGCTGCCAGACACTTTCCGGCAGTACGCGCTGGCGCTGGTGCTGCTGGGCGTGATCAGCGTGATTTACGGCGCCTTGGCGGCCCTCGCGCAAACGCATTTCAAACGCATGGTGGCCTATACCAGCGTCAATCACATGGGTTATGTGATGATGGGGATTGGCGCCCTGGGTGTCTGGCAGGGCAGCGAGGCCGCCAGGACCCTGGCCTATAATGGCGCCGTGCTGCAGATGGTCTCACATGGCCTGATCACCGGCGCGCTGTTTCT
This Thermithiobacillus plumbiphilus DNA region includes the following protein-coding sequences:
- a CDS encoding NADH-quinone oxidoreductase subunit M; this translates as MLSLAIFLPLLGALLILLIPASRVKVIRNTANLTTSLTLALWLTIGLNFRLDGGFQFVEFLPWIKSLGISYHLGVDGLSLALLLMTALLFWSALVFSWTQTERAKEYFAWFLFLESACLGVFAALDLFLFYIFWDLTLVGMYFIIAIWGHEQARRAATWFFIYTLVGSLALLLAIIGLYLNTQPLSMDMLEIIRQQPLAGGWLAQLVFLGFFLGFAIKLPLVPFHTWLPLAHTEAPAAGSTILAAVLLKMGGYGFLRILLPMLPDTFRQYALALVLLGVISVIYGALAALAQTHFKRMVAYTSVNHMGYVMMGIGALGVWQGSEAARTLAYNGAVLQMVSHGLITGALFLISGMLWTRAHSFDMDAFGGLGRIVPVFTAVTGLLAFASLGLPGLSGFVAEFQIFVGTFSVYPWAAAVALLGIVITAALFLRALQRLFLGPVNAQWTGMADLKAHELIALAPLLLLVILIGILPGWLIDLINAAMHWKGS